In Fundulus heteroclitus isolate FHET01 chromosome 16, MU-UCD_Fhet_4.1, whole genome shotgun sequence, a single genomic region encodes these proteins:
- the LOC105917964 gene encoding zinc finger protein 32 — protein sequence MTKLQLLSAYLTERLTAVVKEVLDVVEDTVAQYREETARTRRENESLRRQLRDILLLEAESEWLGSGQAALGLEPPEHHPSDLKPRTLIEEPDSTLTQSRPPPASVHLLPAQKDLPSAPIQLPGDKRPAELWDQTPKSESLQEAFRRTSHLAVNPSGIQADAPAPPQVKAEPEEGSKAESPAESKTASVQVATPEEEPPSAAAGQHDAPRTRTSSQETQPPDDGAGFIPELVHRCPRCAEAFSHLAGLRLHLEQKRKTYACEWCCKSFTQSADLRRHLRTHTGERPHRCNFCCKSFSQRGNLRRHLRIHTGERPYSCPFCCRTFTDGDTMKKHKRTHSGEKPYRCARCAKTFTSAGGLQLHLRKDLCLVASS from the exons ATGAccaagctgcagctgctgagcgCCTACCTGACGGAGCGGCTCACCGCGGTGGTGAAGGAGGTTCTGGACGTGGTGGAGGACACGGTGGCCCAGTACCGGGAGGAGACGGCCAGAACCAGGCGGGAGAACGAGAGCCTGCGGAGGCAGCTGCGGGACATCCTGCTGCTGGAGGCCGAGAGCGAGTGGCTGG GCTCGGGTCAGGCTGCTCTGGGTCTGGAGCCTCCAGAGCATCATCCCAGTGACTTGAAGCCCAGAACCCTCATAGAGGAGCCAGACTCCACCCTGACTCAGTCCAGACCTCCACCGGCGTCTGTGCACCTTCTACCAGCTCAGAAGGACTTACCTTCAGCACCGATCCAGCTTCCAGGAGACAAGAGGCCTGCAGAACTCTGGGATCAGACGCCAAAGTCCGAGTCGCTGCAGGAAGCCTTCAGGAGGACGTCTCACCTGGCCGTCAATCCTTCGGGGATCCAGGCAGATGCTCCGGCTCCTCCGCAGGTCAAAGCTGAACCCGAGGAAGGGAGCAAAGCCGAGAGTCCAGCCGAGTCCAAGACGGCGAGCGTCCAGGTAGCCACACCTGAAGAAGAGCCGCCGtctgcggccgcaggtcagcaCGATGCTCCCAGAACCAGGACGTCCTCCCAGGAGACGCAGCCGCCTGATGACGGCGCCGGGTTTATCCCCGAGCTGGTGCACCGCTGCCCGCGCTGCGCCGAGGCCTTCAGCCACCTCGCCGGGCTTCGCCTCCACCTGGagcagaagaggaagacctACGCCTGCGAGTGGTGCTGCAAGTCCTTCACTCAGTCGGCCGACCTGCGGCGCCACCTGCGCACGCACACCGGCGAGCGGCCGCACCGCTGCAACTTCTGCTGCAAGAGCTTCAGCCAGCGAGGAAACCTGCGGCGCCACCTGCGCATCCACACCGGCGAGCGTCCGTACAGCTGCCCGTTCTGCTGCCGCACCTTCACCGACGGAGACACCATGAAGAAGCACAAGCGCACGCACTCAGGCGAGAAACCGTACCGCTGCGCTCGCTGCGCCAAGACCTTCACCAGCGCCGGCGGCCTGCAGCTGCACCTCAGGAAGGACCTGTGCTTGGTGGCGAGCTCCTGA